The following nucleotide sequence is from Tardiphaga alba.
GAACCGGTGCTGCTCGAGCCGACCGATATCGTGCAGGGACGGGACAACATCTCGAAGACCGTCGACAAACTGCTCGAACAGTTCGGCCCCGACTTCGCCTTCATGCCGGTCGGACAGGCCAACGGCCATCACGGCCTCGCGCATCTGGCATGGCATGCCGGGCCGAAGAACGGCCCGGTCGTGGTTACCGGCGTCGATGTCGCCGAAATTGTCGACGGCCGGATCGCCCGTCTATGGGTGCTGCTGGATCCGCCGGTGTAGCGTTGAGATGTCTGCTTTGCGCCAAAAGGAGACCATGACAGTTTGCCATGATCCGCCTCGATGATCAGGCAGAAACCCGCGAGTCCCTGACTAATTCGATGAAATCAGCTCTTTGATCCGCGACGCCAGTCCGTCCATAGCGAATGGCTTGGTAAGAATGCCCATTCCGTCATCCAGCTGGGCTCCGCCCAGCACCGATGTTTCAGCATAGCCGGTGATGAACAAAATCTTGAGGCCGGGACGCGCGATCCGACCATAGTCGGCGACCTGCCGCCCATTCATGCCGCCGGGAAGACCGACGTCCGTCACTAGAAGATCGATGCGTACGTCTGACTCAAGGACGCGGAGCGCGCTCGATCCATCGGACGCCTCTATCGACGTATAGCCCAATTCGGCGAGCACTTCGGTAATGAGCATCCGCACGGACGGTTCGTCGTCAACGATGAGTACCGTTTGGCCCGCTTGGGCTCGAGGGGAGCGAGCGAGATCCACTGCCACGTCCGCTTCGACCTCACGCTGGTCGTGGCGGGGAAGGAATATCTCCACGGTCGTGCCGGCACCCACGTGCGAAGAGATACGGACCTGTCCACCGGACTGCTTAGCGAAGCCATAGATCATCGACAGGCCGAGGCCTGTGCCCTGCCCTAAAGGCTTTGTCGTGTAGAACGGATCGAAGGCACGCGCGATGACGTCGTCGGGCATTCCTGTTCCGGAATCTGTAACTGAAAGACAAACGTAGTCGCCGCCACGCATTTCCAGCAATTGCGCATCTGCTTCAACGAATGAACGATTTCCTGTGGCGATATGCAGGGTGCCGCCTTCGGGCATTGCATCACGTGCGTTGATACAGAGATTCAGAAGCGCATTCTCGAGCTGATTTGGGTCGACCAGTGTCGTCCATAAAGTTGGAGCGTCAGTGATAGTCGTCTCGATGCTTGGACCGACCGTGTTATCGATCAAACCGGTCATGTCAGAGATCAACCGGTTCACGTCGGTTGCCTTCGGATCAAGTGTTTGCCTGCGTGAGAAAGCCAGTAGTCGGTGCGTCAAGGCTGCCGCGCGGTTGGCAGCGCCCTGCGCCGTCGAGATATAGCGTTCGACATCCTTGTGGCGCCCTTGGGAGATTCTCAGCTGCAGAAGCTCTAGGCTGCCCGAAATGCCGGTCAAAAGATTGTTGAAGTCGTGCGCCAGCCCGCCGGTCAACTGGCCCACAGCCTCCATCTTCTGCGACTGACGCAGCGCCTCTTCGGCCTTGAGCAAGGCGTCCTGCTGCCGCCTTTGGTCCGTAATGTCGCGCGCCACGCAGTAAATCAAACCATCGGCCGGCACAGCTGTCCATGACAGGACGCGATAGTCGCCATCCCGAGTTCGCAGGCTGTTTTCGAAATGGAAGGTCTGCCCGATGGCGGCCAGCGTGACGAATTCCGAGAGTTTGTTAGCGCTTTCGGCCGCGTCCTGAAGCCAGGCCAGCGTCTTGCCGCGAATATCGTCGGGCCGCCATCCCAGCGTGCGAGCCCAAGCGGGATTGATGCTAATCCAGATCCCTTGCGTGTCGGCCACGCCCAGCATGTCCTGACTGACCTGCCAGACTTGGTCACGCTCCTCGGTGCGCTCCGCTACCCGCTTCTCGAGCGTCAGGTTTAGCGTTCGCAGTTCCTGTTGCGCCAGATTTCTCTCAGTCACATCGCGCAAGATTGCGGTCACGAGCGGGCGCCCGGCACTCACCCATCTCGCAACAGAAATTTCCAGATGGATTTCGGAGCCATCCTTGTGCCGCGCCAGCAGATCGCGCGATCGCACCCAGCGCTCGCCTTGCAGCACATTGCGAAGCAGCTCTTCCCACGCCGAGCGATCATCAAACAGCATCTCAAGACGCTGGCCGATCAGTTCCTTTTGCGTATAGCCGATTTCACGCTCGGCAGAGGAGTTGGCGAACCGCACGACGCCGTCTACGTCCAGCGTGAGGATCGCATCCGGAGCACTTTCCACCACGGCATCATAGCGGGCGTTCTGACGCTCCCGCAGCACTTTCTCGCGATGCGCCGC
It contains:
- a CDS encoding nuclear transport factor 2 family protein, producing MSSHKPDYDHLLRTNIERVFGERDAAKRDKVIAEIYTAEPVLLEPTDIVQGRDNISKTVDKLLEQFGPDFAFMPVGQANGHHGLAHLAWHAGPKNGPVVVTGVDVAEIVDGRIARLWVLLDPPV
- a CDS encoding PAS domain S-box protein, which gives rise to MTKVDHEVMRSALDALDAGVAILDASQRVVEWNEWLVTASGLPRAQILGKTLPEIFGHDLSNRLMTAIADTLALNSSSFLTYSLNPKLFPFRTRAGIPMLQNITIRALGSAANTQCLIQVLDVTAAAHREKVLRERQNARYDAVVESAPDAILTLDVDGVVRFANSSAEREIGYTQKELIGQRLEMLFDDRSAWEELLRNVLQGERWVRSRDLLARHKDGSEIHLEISVARWVSAGRPLVTAILRDVTERNLAQQELRTLNLTLEKRVAERTEERDQVWQVSQDMLGVADTQGIWISINPAWARTLGWRPDDIRGKTLAWLQDAAESANKLSEFVTLAAIGQTFHFENSLRTRDGDYRVLSWTAVPADGLIYCVARDITDQRRQQDALLKAEEALRQSQKMEAVGQLTGGLAHDFNNLLTGISGSLELLQLRISQGRHKDVERYISTAQGAANRAAALTHRLLAFSRRQTLDPKATDVNRLISDMTGLIDNTVGPSIETTITDAPTLWTTLVDPNQLENALLNLCINARDAMPEGGTLHIATGNRSFVEADAQLLEMRGGDYVCLSVTDSGTGMPDDVIARAFDPFYTTKPLGQGTGLGLSMIYGFAKQSGGQVRISSHVGAGTTVEIFLPRHDQREVEADVAVDLARSPRAQAGQTVLIVDDEPSVRMLITEVLAELGYTSIEASDGSSALRVLESDVRIDLLVTDVGLPGGMNGRQVADYGRIARPGLKILFITGYAETSVLGGAQLDDGMGILTKPFAMDGLASRIKELISSN